The Montipora capricornis isolate CH-2021 chromosome 6, ASM3666992v2, whole genome shotgun sequence genome has a window encoding:
- the LOC138051352 gene encoding uncharacterized protein, giving the protein MQYGVDEKPTMKVTTPLVMKDLPSQTVFTALEGNTISFWLLREDIGINFRQKKIENGSADSLMKSTFKQINEGTVVRCENRSLDRQRSNFSSSRDGVQESVQSLSFSVHSLKPLYDVLVSPIAEFLQGDDLVFVPDGHFCLAPFSALSDSVKIRAIPSLTALKLITIAPDDFQGKNEALLVGDPCLKEVTYRTGEPMYAQLPCAKKEVDMIGELLQTVPLTGKNATKAEVLKRMKSVGLIHIAAHGDAKFGEIALAPNPKRTSQILEKEDYMLSLSDVQAVRLQARLVVLSCCHSGQGEVKSEGIVGIARAFLCAGARSVLVSLWAIDDEATFMFMKSFYQHLADRKSASTALHHAMKSLRETKNYSAIKYWAPFVLIGEDVTFEFGQHEHKKDASSHGNVDDISNDSDIHPVIAVAGDDDDDDEVGDEEGKEEEGGGNKQEEDDEEELEGNEDEVALEAERIDTLGLEHHEQEDKRRIIYEGTVTSEGICLHLKLGAVHLTFPPDAMSEPTPIIVHRWKREARSPPLGEHEAVVSNVIEIYTNTDAEAFEFNNEVRLALSHSGPNLKGYELVIKRLVDAETNEWEDVDGSEDFQCPSGIVDDYSSTNDIPDSCFPVVQADITKCSTYAVVCRLKLSPAYTITVNGGTYSHPDYPDVIIAVPKKAIPNKTKVTFQLKVQEVLQDEFNGLDLCSGPILRILGSPSAEFLRPVTIQLPITYGLDPEYIPDPSVCRVRIFFLTSDGESKEWIEITSDLENPASFDGNFVKFQVRRFSGYTCFVHWCKEEIRSNASGIITYLSSLIWNQPREANFFAYFQPAERLNSQDVLFLICYPVHLREMVKQEHVKEGITSRHVSSKRKMIPGQDKAFVFVSGGMCPVSLKDMDDLYLRFDGDAPFDAHVRVRLISVQEYCQVDFRSTRESTGNNLLSTLYLKWDHQEHSSPEEGGEDLKQTGDRLLEERETPSRERLEWLSRNLTSWKPLARRLSFTEGDIKRFNKNNEEWAEKALSMLLRWKEKKGSEATYAVLRTALRHESVGRTDLAEKVIKPNLKL; this is encoded by the exons ATGCAATACGGCGTTGATGAGAAACCTACGATGAAGGTAACTACCCCTTTGGTTATGAAAgatctaccttcacaaactgttttcacagcacttgaagggaacacgatcagcttctggttgctAAGAGAAGATATCGGgataaattttagacaaaagaaaatcgaaaatggaaGTGCTGACTCTCTGATGAAAAGTACTTTTAAACAAATTAATGAGGGGACGGTTGTACGATGTGAGAATCGTTCACTTGACAGACAACGCAGCAACTTCTCGAGCAGTAGGGATGGTGTTCAAGAAAGCGTTCAGTCCTTGAGCTTCTCTGTGCACTCTTTGAAACCtttgtatgatgtcttagtcAGTCCTATCGCAGAATTTCTTCAGGGTGATGACTTagtctttgttcctgatgggcacttttgcctggctcctttttctgcattgagtgactctgtcaAGATCCGTGCAATTCCCTCGCTGACTGCTTTAAAATTGATCACCATTGCACCTGACGACTTCCAAGGTAAGAATGAAGCACTGCTTGTGGGCGATCCGTGCTTGAAGGAAGTCACTTACCGCACTGGTGAACCCATGTATGCACAGCTGCCATGTGCGAAAAAAGAGGTGGATatgattggagaacttctgcagaccgtgcctcttacaggaaaaaatgcaaccaaagctgaggtgctgaaaagaatgaagtcagttggtttaatccacattgctgcacatggaGATGCcaaatttggagaaattgctttggccccaaatcccaAACGCACATCCCAGATCCTTGAAaaggaagattacatgttatcGTTGAGCGATGTTCAAGCAGTTCGTCTTCAGGCAAGACTAGTTGTGctgagttgctgtcatagtggccagggagaggtaaaatctgagggtattgtgggaatagccagggctttcctgtgtgctggtgcccggtctgttctggtgtcactctgggcaattgacGACGAGGCGACCTTCATGTTCATGAAGAGTTTCtaccaacacttggcagatagaaaaagtgcaagtacagctcttcaccatgctatgAAGTCTCTTCGGGAGACAAAAAATTATTCCGCCAtaaaatactgggcgccatttgtgctaattggcgaAGATGTCACCTTTGAATTTGGGCAACACGAGCACAAAAAGGATG CATCGAGTCATGGCAACGTCGACGATATAAGCAATGACAGCGACATCCACCCTGTTATTGCTGTTgctggtgatgatgatgacgatgatgaagtTGGTGATGAAGAAGGGAAAGAAGAGGAAGGGGGAGGGAACAAGCAAGAGGAGGACGACGAGGAAGAACTTGAAGGCAATGAAGATGAAGTAGCTCTTGAGGCAGAGAGGATTGACACACTAGGATTGGAGCACCACGAGCAGGAAGATAAGAGAAGAATAATATACGA aggaACAGTGACAAGCGAGGGCATCTGCTTGCACCTTAAACTTGGGGCCGTTCACCTTACATTTCCCCCAGATGCTATGTCGGAGCCCACCCCAATAATAGTCCACAGATGGAAACGTGAGGCCCGTTCACCACCCCTCGGGGAGCACGAAGCTGTCGTGAGCAATGTGATCGAAATATATACCAACACGGATGCGGAGGCTTTTGAATTCAACAACGAAGTAAGACTGGCTCTTTCACACAGTGGTCCAAACCTGAAAGGGTACGAACTGGTCATTAAAAGGCTGGTTGATGCGGAAACCAATGAATGGGAGGACGTAGATGGAAGTGAGGACTTTCAGTGCCCCTCgg GTATCGTTGATGATTACTCATCTACAAACGACATTCCTGATTCCTGCTTTCCTGTGGTGCAAGCTGACATCACAAAATGTTCTACGTACGCTGTGGTTTGTCGTTTGAAGTTATCTCCAGCATACACCATCACAGTCAATGGCGGCACATACAGTCACCCTGATTATCCAGACGTGATAATCGCAGTTCCTAAAAAAGCcattccaaacaaaacaaaggttaCTTTCCAACTTAAG GTGCAAGAAGTTCTTCAGGATGAATTCAATGGTCTCGATTTGTGCTCGGGACCAATATTACGTATTTTGGGCTCTCCAAGTGCCGAATTTTTGAGGCCTGTTACAATTCAGTTGCCAATTACTTATGGACTCGATCCTGAGTATATTCCTGACCCTTCAGTTTGTCGAGTCCGGATATTTTTTCTCACCTCCGATGGAGAAAGCAAGGAATGGATTGAAATTACCAGTGACCTTGAAAATCCTGCAAGTTTTGATGGCAATTTTGTGAAGTTCCAGGTTCGACGTTTTTCAGG ataCACGTGTTTCGTTCATTGGTGCAAAGAAGAGATCAGATCAAATGCTTCTGGGATTATTACCTACCTGTCGAGTCTCATATGGAATCAACCGCGAGAGGCAAACTTTTTCGCGTACTTTCAACCAGCAGAACGCCTTAATTCTCAAGATGTCTTGTTCCTAATCTGCTATCCCGTCCACCTCAGAGAGATGGTCAAACAAGAGCATGTCAAGGAAGGAATAACGTCTCGCCATGTTAGCTCTAAAAGGAAGATGATCCCGGGACAGGATAAGGCATTTGTGTTCGTGTCAGGTGGAATGTGCCCAGTCAGTTTAAAAGACATGGATGATTTGTATTTGAG GTTTGACGGCGATGCCCCGTTCGACGCCCACGTACGAGTTCGTTTGATCAGCGTCCAGGAGTATTGCCAAGTGGATTTTCGCAGCACTCGAGAAAGCACAGGAAATAACTTGTTGTCTACACTGTATTTAAAATGGGATCACCAG GAACACAGTTCGCCAGAAGAAGGTGGTGAGGATCTGAAGCAAACAGGAGATCGTCTTCTCGAAG AAAGAGAAACACCCTCCCGAGAGAGATTGGAGTGGCTGTCAAGGAATCTCACGTCATGGAAACCTCTTGCCCGTCGTCTGTCTTTCACTGAGGGGGACATAAAGAGATTTAACAAGAATAACGAAGAGTGGGCCGAGAAGGCACTCAGCATGCTGTTAAGatggaaagagaagaaaggctcaGAAGCAACGTACGCCGTGCTACGTACAGCATTAAGACATGAGTCTGTGGGGCGGACAGACCTGGCTGAAAAAGTCATAAAACCGAATTTAAAACTTTAG